The following proteins come from a genomic window of Paenibacillus sp. CAA11:
- a CDS encoding YojF family protein, whose amino-acid sequence MQLINPTDIQSRIDFLKDEELYIHLEMTTGAYAAHFDASKHPASTFITNAKIQYSLGSISGNGPYRIGLKMKDGWIYAEGLTHFEEQETERLIMAGHDSQGKLVVAFQLSRQPF is encoded by the coding sequence GTGCAGCTTATTAATCCAACAGACATCCAAAGCAGGATCGATTTCTTGAAGGATGAAGAGCTTTATATTCATCTGGAAATGACAACTGGGGCCTATGCCGCCCATTTTGACGCAAGTAAGCATCCGGCGTCTACCTTCATTACCAACGCTAAAATTCAGTATTCGCTTGGCTCGATTTCCGGAAACGGCCCCTATAGAATCGGATTAAAAATGAAGGACGGATGGATTTATGCAGAAGGGCTTACACATTTTGAAGAGCAGGAGACAGAACGGTTAATCATGGCAGGCCACGACAGCCAAGGCAAATTGGTTGTAGCCTTCCAGTTGAGCCGACAGCCTTTCTAA
- a CDS encoding delta-aminolevulinic acid dehydratase: MNESQIHVALVCGPDCGMETQAVRAALECFGARVVTYWVGRPEHLMNILSGKDLYPDTSILIFDFHGEDGQFIMPELGEDIYYDYEPRKNFGPAEIKQFARLDGKIILANGCTLGAPETAEAFLQGGCSTFIGPGDYPDGNAALLFAIRLMYEIIQNHKSVDEAYELARSTDEQEMSMYQIYKQA, translated from the coding sequence ATGAACGAATCGCAAATTCATGTTGCCTTAGTATGCGGACCGGACTGTGGCATGGAGACACAGGCTGTCCGGGCAGCTCTTGAGTGCTTTGGGGCAAGAGTCGTCACCTACTGGGTGGGGAGGCCCGAACATCTCATGAACATTTTATCAGGCAAAGATCTCTACCCAGATACCTCCATCCTTATTTTCGACTTTCACGGCGAAGACGGCCAATTCATCATGCCGGAATTGGGTGAGGACATTTATTACGACTACGAGCCAAGGAAGAACTTCGGGCCGGCCGAGATTAAACAGTTCGCAAGGCTGGACGGGAAGATCATCCTGGCGAACGGCTGCACACTGGGAGCTCCCGAAACGGCTGAGGCCTTTCTCCAGGGGGGCTGCAGCACATTCATCGGGCCTGGCGACTACCCGGACGGAAATGCGGCACTCCTGTTTGCCATCCGCTTAATGTACGAAATAATTCAGAATCATAAGAGCGTCGATGAGGCCTATGAGCTTGCCAGATCGACCGATGAGCAGGAAATGTCCATGTACCAAATATATAAGCAAGCTTAA
- the bshB2 gene encoding bacillithiol biosynthesis deacetylase BshB2, with translation MERRILVVLPHPDDESFGAAGTLAMHISQGTPVTYACLTLGEMGRNMGIPPFANRVTLPEIRKEELKASCQAIGIQDLRMLGFHDKMVEFEDKEVLDGRIADLLEELQPSLVLTFYPGYSVHPDHDACGAAVIRAISRLPEERRPVVHCMAFSKNCEQEIGKPDVFKDVKPYLKQKLASIQAHRSQFQAAELLGKNTLSDQELQKRFGTERFWTYKF, from the coding sequence TTGGAACGTCGAATTCTTGTTGTATTGCCTCATCCGGATGATGAATCCTTCGGAGCGGCAGGGACACTTGCGATGCATATAAGTCAAGGAACTCCGGTTACCTATGCTTGTCTTACCCTCGGCGAAATGGGACGGAATATGGGAATCCCGCCGTTTGCCAACCGGGTTACACTGCCGGAAATTAGAAAAGAAGAACTTAAAGCCTCCTGCCAAGCCATTGGGATACAGGATTTAAGAATGCTTGGCTTCCATGATAAAATGGTCGAATTTGAAGATAAAGAGGTGCTGGATGGCCGGATCGCAGACCTGCTTGAAGAGCTGCAGCCTTCGCTCGTACTGACTTTCTATCCCGGCTACAGTGTGCATCCTGACCATGACGCATGCGGGGCAGCTGTCATCCGGGCCATTAGCCGGCTGCCAGAGGAACGCAGACCCGTTGTACACTGTATGGCCTTCTCCAAAAACTGCGAGCAGGAAATTGGCAAGCCCGATGTCTTCAAGGACGTGAAGCCTTATCTGAAGCAAAAGCTGGCCTCAATTCAAGCCCACCGTTCCCAATTCCAAGCCGCTGAACTGCTCGGAAAAAATACACTGTCGGATCAAGAGCTGCAAAAGCGATTCGGAACAGAACGGTTCTGGACATATAAATTCTAG
- a CDS encoding class I SAM-dependent methyltransferase — protein MKNYGQELFKGTAAYYSKYRPAYPAEIIRTIVRRFALDGRGRLLDLGCGTGQLTIRFADWFEQLVGLDPEQEMIDEALRFSKEMRLPHIDWRNGHAESYLEQMNDDPYRVVLIAKAFHWMDREHVLDSLYPRIIPGGGVAIIDGYFPQQEPLPWQNEVQRIVTKWYGPKRKAGNTTYEHPKVGHQEIVARSRFDLEVHRLPVYEHLWNIESIIGNLYSTSFGSRRFLGDHASLFEDELKDALLSIDNSGIFSEEIQLSVIFAIKKEGYSDFMVEKSL, from the coding sequence ATAAAGAACTACGGACAGGAATTATTCAAAGGAACCGCAGCTTATTACTCGAAGTACCGCCCCGCCTATCCGGCTGAAATCATTAGGACGATTGTACGCAGGTTTGCTCTGGATGGACGAGGAAGGCTGCTGGACTTGGGCTGCGGAACAGGACAATTGACGATCCGGTTCGCCGATTGGTTCGAGCAGCTTGTTGGACTTGATCCGGAGCAGGAAATGATCGACGAAGCCCTGCGATTTAGCAAGGAAATGAGGCTGCCTCATATCGACTGGCGAAATGGTCATGCCGAGAGCTATCTTGAGCAGATGAATGATGATCCTTATCGCGTGGTTCTAATTGCCAAGGCCTTTCATTGGATGGACCGGGAACATGTACTTGACTCCTTATACCCGCGGATCATCCCAGGCGGCGGAGTTGCGATTATTGACGGTTATTTTCCGCAGCAGGAACCTCTCCCGTGGCAAAATGAAGTCCAGAGAATAGTCACCAAATGGTATGGACCCAAGCGAAAGGCAGGGAACACTACATACGAGCATCCTAAAGTCGGCCATCAGGAGATCGTGGCCCGTTCACGTTTCGACCTGGAGGTTCATCGGCTGCCGGTTTACGAGCACCTATGGAATATTGAATCGATTATCGGCAACCTCTACTCTACTTCCTTTGGCTCCAGGCGGTTCCTCGGAGATCATGCCTCCTTATTTGAAGATGAATTAAAGGATGCCCTGCTGAGTATAGATAACAGCGGAATATTTTCAGAAGAAATCCAGCTATCTGTTATTTTTGCAATAAAAAAAGAAGGGTATTCGGATTTTATGGTGGAGAAGAGCTTATAG